TTGAGAGTTAAGCAGCTCACTTGAACTGAAGGTCATCGACCGAAGTTCAAGCGTTGCGCCTGCGCTTTTGAGTGTTCGTTACTCAGATGCCCGTACACTTTGCCGATCAGAATCCCGCCGTCTTTGTGGCCGACCCAACGAGCGATGGTCATGAAGTCGATGCCGGACATTACAGCATAGGAGATGAAAAAGTGTCGGCAATCGTGGAAGGTGAAATTGGGCATGTTGGCGGCCGTCCGAGCAAGCTTTAGAGATTCCATGAATGTTTTCGCCGGAACGTCCCTTTCTCCACGTTGGGGAGACGGGAAAATCCATTGAGTGTCGGGGGCCTTCCGTGCAGACATTTCACGAAGGAGAGCTTCGAGCTTTGGATGGAAGTCCACCCTCCGGGACTCGTGGTTCTTGGTCGATCCGTCGGATCCAATCGTGAGCTGGCCAAGGTCGAAGTTCACATCCGTCCATCTCAGAGCCAACGCCTCATTTCTTCGCGCCCCGGTGTACGCCATGAGCCAGATGTAGTCAGCGAATTGTCTGCCATTTTTCAAGGGTTGCCCGTGTTCGGCCGTTGAAGAGATTGCGCCGGAATGAAAGGTTGCCGTCAGTGCTGCCTGCGTGATTCTGGACAAATCCTCAGTCGAAATGAGGGCTCGGTGTTTGGCCGGTTCTCGCAGCTTGCCAATATCCTGCATCGGAAGGCTGTCCACAAGGCCTGCGATTTTAGCGTGTTTCAAGAGTCCCCGCAGAGCGATGACTGCCAAGTTGGCAGTTCTTGAACTTGATCCTTGGTTGAGCATTCGGTCTCGAAATTTTAGAATGTGGTCGGGCCTGATCGCACTGATTCGCATCGGGCCGATGGCGGAAACCCATTTCGCCAGGAGATGCTGGTCCTTTTCGATTGTAGCCGGACGACGATCTCCTGTTCGCATGAGTGTCTTGCGGTGCTCGATATATTCCTCGACGTAATCCGCCAAAGTTGGAACGCGTTGTGTGGTTGGCAGCTTGTCCTTGGCTTTGTTTGACCTGAGCTCGTTCAACGCGGTTTTAGCTTCGGTGAGGGTTGTAATCCGGTTCTGATTGATGTCTAAAAGTGGAAACCAGCGTGTGGTCTCCTTGTTCGTTTCAGGGTGGGTGGTGGAGATTCGCGCCACAAAATGCCCGTTGCGAATGTAAAGTCCTCGGATGGGTTGCTTGCGCCCGTCCAAAGCCTTCTGGTAGGAGTGACGCCGATGCGATTTTGGCCGTTGGACCCTCTCGGAATGATTGCTTGTCATTTCTTCCGGTTTCATGCCGTGAAACTGTCACAAAAAGTGTCACAATGTCAATTCGCTTCGGAGATTGTTAATGTAAGTTGTTTATATTGAACGGTTGCCGGTGTGATGGAATGGCAGACATACGGGACTTAAAATCCCGGGAGGATCAAACCTCATGTGGGTTCGAGTCCCACCACCGGCACCACTGTTTCTTGGAAAATTCTGGGAGGATGATTCTCGTTCTGAAGGGAGTGTCCGGTCCGCCATTCGCCATACGATGAGGACATCCGCAAGACGGTGGATTCCAATCGGTGGCGGTGTAAGGCAGACCCGTGTTTCCCGAAGCCGTTCCTGGCTCTCCTCGCCCGCGGATGAATAGCTTTGGAAACCGTATCAGTTGTTTGTATTGTGGCGCAGGCTGCCCAGTCTGCCGTATCGCCGACGGCCCGTCGGCCCGGCGGGTGAAGAACGAGGCCCTTCCATGCTCTCCACGCGCCTGGGTTCCTTCGTCGACCCGCAGGCTGGGCAGCCTGCGCAACAGCAGACAGGGCTGTCTGCGTTACCAAGATAACCCGGTCACCGACAACTTCTGGATGCACCGAAGGCAGACGGCATGTCCCCCAAGGCGAGGGCGAATCTAGCCGATCAGTTGAACCTCCCGACTAACTT
The Verrucomicrobiota bacterium DNA segment above includes these coding regions:
- a CDS encoding integrase, translated to MKPEEMTSNHSERVQRPKSHRRHSYQKALDGRKQPIRGLYIRNGHFVARISTTHPETNKETTRWFPLLDINQNRITTLTEAKTALNELRSNKAKDKLPTTQRVPTLADYVEEYIEHRKTLMRTGDRRPATIEKDQHLLAKWVSAIGPMRISAIRPDHILKFRDRMLNQGSSSRTANLAVIALRGLLKHAKIAGLVDSLPMQDIGKLREPAKHRALISTEDLSRITQAALTATFHSGAISSTAEHGQPLKNGRQFADYIWLMAYTGARRNEALALRWTDVNFDLGQLTIGSDGSTKNHESRRVDFHPKLEALLREMSARKAPDTQWIFPSPQRGERDVPAKTFMESLKLARTAANMPNFTFHDCRHFFISYAVMSGIDFMTIARWVGHKDGGILIGKVYGHLSNEHSKAQAQRLNFGR